The following coding sequences are from one Saccopteryx bilineata isolate mSacBil1 chromosome 3, mSacBil1_pri_phased_curated, whole genome shotgun sequence window:
- the GJA4 gene encoding gap junction alpha-4 protein, with product MGDWGFLEKLLDQVQEHSTAVGKIWLSVLFIFRILILGLAGESVWGDEQSDFQCNTAQPGCTNVCYDQAFPISHIRYWVLQFLFVSTPTLVYLGHVIYLSRREERLRQKEGELRALPGKDPRVEQALAAIERQMAKISVAEDGHLRIRGALMGTYVISVICKSVLEAGFLYGQWRLYGWTMQPVFVCQRPPCPHLVDCFVSRPTEKTIFIIFMQVVGFISLLLNLLELVHLLCRYLVRGLRARQGQDAPPAQAATSEPYADQVFYLPMGKEPSSEPCPTYSGLSSSEQNWANLTTEERLASSRPPPFLDPYPKSSRKSPSSSTSNVSKKQYL from the coding sequence ATGGGTGACTGGGGCTTCCTCGAGAAGCTGCTGGACCAGGTCCAGGAGCACTCAACTGCGGTGGGCAAGATCTGGCTGTCGGTGCTCTTCATCTTCCGCATCCTCATCCTGGGCCTGGCTGGTGAGTCGGTGTGGGGGGACGAGCAGTCAGATTTCCAGTGTAACACGGCCCAGCCAGGCTGCACCAACGTCTGCTACGACCAGGCCTTCCCCATCTCCCACATCCGCTACTGGGTGCTGCAGTTCCTCTTCGTCAGCACGCCCACCCTGGTCTACCTGGGCCACGTCATCTACCTGTCTCGGCGGGAGGAGCGGCTGCGGCAGAAGGAGGGGGAGCTGCGGGCACTGCCGGGCAAGGACCCGCGCGTGGAGCAGGCACTGGCAGCCATAGAGCGTCAGATGGCCAAGATCTCAGTGGCAGAAGATGGTCACCTGAGGATCCGAGGGGCACTGATGGGCACCTACGTGATCAGCGTGATCTGCAAGAGCGTGCTCGAGGCAGGCTTCCTGTACGGCCAGTGGCGTCTCTACGGCTGGACCATGCAGCCCGTGTTTGTGTGCCAgcgccccccctgcccccacctcgtGGACTGCTTCGTCTCTCGCCCCACAGAGAAGACTATCTTTATCATTTTCATGCAGGTGGTCGGATTCATCTCTCTGCTGCTCAACCTGCTGGAGCTGGTGCACCTGCTGTGCCGCTACCTCGTCCGGGGACTGAGGGCCCGGCAGGGCCAGGATGCCCCTCCGGCGCAGGCCGCCACCTCAGAGCCTTATGCTGACCAGGTCTTCTACCTCCCCATGGGCAAGGAGCCCTCATCCGAGCCATGCCCCACCTACAGTGGGCTCTCATCCAGTGAGCAGAACTGGGCCAACCTGACTACGGAGGAGAGGCTGGCCTCCTCCCGGCCACCCCCTTTCCTGGACCCATACCCCAAAAGTAGCCGGAAATCCCCCAGTAGCTCCACCAGCAATGTTTCCAAGAAACAGTATCTGTAG
- the GJB3 gene encoding gap junction beta-3 protein, translating into MDWKTLQALLSGVNKYSTAFGRIWLSVVFVFRVLVYVVAAERVWGDEQKDFDCNTKQPGCTNVCYDNFFPISNIRLWALQLIFVTCPSLLVILHVAYREERERKHRQKYGDQCTKLYDDAGKKHGGLWWTYLLSLVFKLVIEFVFLYVLHTLWFGFSMPRLVQCSKVDPCPNTVDCYIARPTEKKVFTYFMVGASAVCIVLTISEICYLIFHRVLRGMRKPRAPGSGNHKSFSSRASTCRCHHKLVEAADLVPDSSSDKLQASAPTLTPI; encoded by the coding sequence ATGGACTGGAAGACGCTCCAGGCCCTACTGAGTGGCGTGAACAAGTACTCCACGGCATTCGGGCGCATCTGGCTGTCGGTGGTGTTCGTCTTTCGTGTGCTGGTGTACGTGGTGGCCGCAGAGCGTGTGTGGGGGGACGAGCAGAAGGACTTTGACTGCAACACCAAGCAGCCAGGCTGCACCAATGTCTGCTATGACAACTTCTTCCCTATCTCCAACATCCGCCTCTGGGCCCTCCAGCTCATCTTCGTCACGTGCCCCTCGCTGCTGGTCATCCTGCATGTGGCCTACCGCGAGGAGCGGGAGCGGAAGCACCGCCAGAAGTACGGCGACCAGTGCACCAAGCTGTACGACGACGCCGGCAAGAAGCACGGCGGCCTGTGGTGGACCTACCTGCTCAGCCTCGTCTTCAAGCTCGTCATCGAGTTCGTCTTCCTCTACGTGCTGCACACGCTCTGGTTTGGCTTCAGCATGCCACGCCTGGTGCAGTGCTCCAAGGTGGACCCCTGCCCCAACACTGTGGACTGCTACATCGCTCGGCCTACCGAGAAGAAGGTCTTCACCTACTTCATGGTGGGCGCCTCCGCCGTCTGCATCGTGCTCACCATCAGCGAGATCTGCTACCTCATCTTCCACAGAGTCTTAAGAGGCATGCGGAAGCCCAGGGCCCCGGGGAGCGGCAACCACAAATCTTTCTCCAGCCGGGCCTCCACCTGCCGCTGCCACCACAAGCTAGTGGAGGCTGCAGACTTGGTCCCAGATTCCAGCAGTGACAAGCTGCAGGCTTCAGCACCCACCCTGACCCCCATCTGA